In the Spirochaetota bacterium genome, ATGCGGGGAAGCTGACGCCGCGGGAAATTGATTCCGCAATCAAGAAGGCCCGGGAAAAAGGCCAGGGAGAGAACGATAAAATAAAGAAGCTGATGGTAAAAAAGACCCGCACCATTGAAGAGATTCTCGATGCATTTCATCGCATTGACGAGGTGACGTTGTATGACGGGCGGGTCATACAGGGAGCCATCGTTTCCCGGGGAGAATACTATACTCTGATCACGACCGACGGAACCATTACAATCCCGGAAACACAGATAAAAGAATCAAGGGTGGTCAAGTAGTCATGGCGGCACAAAAAAGCATGAAACATCCGGCTAAAACAATGGTCATGATCGCGGTGATCGCCTCCGTGTGCCTTGCTGCGATCGAAGGGAAGGCCCAGCATGTCTTTGTCAAGGACGGGAAGATATACGAGGGGAAGATATCGGGAGACACCAGGGCCGGCGTCACGATGCAGTTAAAGGGGAGAGGGCAGAAATTCATTCCCCGTGGTGATATCCTCCGCGTGCTTTACTCCGACGAGTACCAGGCGAAGACCATGATCCAGCTTGCCGGCGGTGAAACATTCGAGGGATTCATCGTCAATGAGACCCGAGAAAACTATACGATCCGGATGAGGCTCAACGAACCCGTTGAGAAGGTGATCGCCAAGGTGGATATAGCCCGTACGGAAAAAAAGCGGCCGAGCAAGCTCGCCGGGCGAATAACCGATAAGGGCATTCGCCTGACCTGGGGCAGGCCCAACGGGCCAATCAAGGTGTTCATCGTTTACAGTAAGAGGAAAGGCGAGGAATACCGCGCCGTCGATAAAACCAACAAAGCCATCGCCATGATCACCGCGTATAACCCGGACACGGAATACTTCTTCACGGTTCGCATGGTGGACAACGATAATTATGAATCGCCCCCGAGCAACGAGATTGCCGTCAGGACTCTCAGGGCCGGCGAAAAGGCCCCTGAATTCAAGGAAGACGATATTTCCGGGAAGGCGATCGGAGGTGCGGAAACAAGGAGAAGCGACAACAATCTATTCACGCTGGGAATCGGCGTATTCGGCACCGGCGGCGTTTCGATGCAGTACTGGAACAGGAAAAATGATACCGTGGGCAATGGCGGCGGCGGCATTGTTCTGGATACCGCCATGGCCCGCGATTCGCTGAGAAATTACCGTTTTACCTTCAGCTGCGAGAAAGATTATGGCTTTCGCTACAGGAACATGCCGGTTTTTTATTCCATCCCCTTGTCCGTATCGGGGTCTACCATCCCGCTGGTGCTGACGCGTTTTTACAAGTCAAAGCAGCGCATTAATCCGGTATCCTTGACCATGTCCCACGCCTTCGGATTCGGGGTCGTGCGAACTAAATGGGTACGGTTCTGGCTGGGGCCGGAACTGTCATTCAGCTTTACAACGCATGGCGCTGATAAACTTATGGGGGGATATGCCGGCTTCGGACTGATCGTGGGATTGAATATTAACCTGGGAGATTACGTTTCCCTTTCTCTCACGGAAAGCGCCATGGTGGGATACGCGGTTCAGAGTAGCAGTTATACGACGCTGAGTCTGCGATGGGCGGATACGCGGAGCGTGCCGTCGTTGCCGGTCATACCGGTCAATCCACTCAAAAAGGAAAAGAGCCTGGAAAACGGCTTTGCTGTCGGGGGCCAGTTGAATTTTGCCGTTTTATACCGGATCAACGATACGTATTCCGGAAATTGATATCGGTATTAATGTCGCCCATTTATTATGTAATGATAGAATTACGAAGGTTAGTATAACAGGCTTTATCTGCTTTGCCGCCAAGGGTTTATTCCCGTTTGGCGGTCCCTATATGCCGTTTTCAAACGGTATCATTACCGTAAACTAAAAAAAATTAAGGAAGATGCACATGGAACAAACAACCAAGCAGCGCTATTCATATGTCCTCGATAAGCCGGACAATCTGGTGGAGATGTTCGAAGAGACCCTCTCGAAATTTGGCGATAAGGAATGGATGGGGACCAAGAATGGCAGCGGCGTTTATGAATGGGTCACCTACAAACAGGTCGCAAAACGAATCGATAATCTGCGCGCCGGCCTGGCGTCGCTTGGAGTGGGCGAGGGCGACTCAGTCGGCATAATCGACAATAATAGCGTGGCCTGGGCGACAGCGTGTTTCGCGACCTACGGACTCTGCGCCAAGTTCGTGCCAATGTACAAGGTCGAGTTGCCCAAGATCTGGAAATATATAGTTGAAGACAGTAACGTTAAAGTGCTTTTTGTGTCGGGTCAGGATATATTCGATAAGGTCAAGGAGTGGCCCGGCGAGGTGAAAACCTTGCTGAAAGTGATCAGGATCGAAGGCACGGGGCCGGGGACCATGGATGAGCTGGAAAAGACGGGAGAGGGAAAGCCGGTGAAGGCTAAACATCCCGGACCCGATGACGTGGCGGGACTCATTTACACGTCCGGCACGACCGGTGATCCCAAGGGTGTGCTTCTGACCCACGGGAATTTCACGAGCAACGCCCATGCCATCATAAAAATACTCAAAGTCCTTGATGAAAACGTACGCACGCTTTCTTTCCTTCCATGGGCCCACTCCTACGGACAGACCGGCGAGCTCAACGTGGTCATGCGCCTTGGCGGATCAACGGGTTTCGCCGAAAGCCCCCAAACCATCGTCGATGACATCGCCGTGGTTAAGCCTAATTTCCTGGTCGCGGTTCCGCGCGTGTTCAACCGCATCTATGACGGCCTGTGCGCACGCATGAACGAAACAGGCGGACTGGCCAAGGCCCTCTTCACCATGGGCGTTGCCGCCGGGCGCCGGAGGCGGGAGCTTGCCGCCGAAGGGAAGAAGAGCGCCATCGTCAACATGAAGCTCGCTTTCGCGGATAAAATCGTCTTCTCGAAGATCAGGGCGCGCTTCGGTAACAACCTCAAGAACTGCATAAGTTCGAGTGCGGCACTGAGCCCTGTCATAGCTGAATTCTTCTTCGATATCGGAATACCCATATATGAGGCCTGGGGGATGACGGAGATCTCCCCGGGAGGCACGATGAACAGTCCCAGCGAGTACAAGATCGGCAGCTGCGGCAAGGCCCTCGACAAGGTGACCCTCTTCATCGACCGGAGCGTCATCGAGGATGATCCCAACGGCCGGGAAGGGGAGCTTGTCATATACGGCCCCAATGTCATGAAGGGATATCACAACAAGCCGGAGGAGACGAGGGCGACCATGACCGATGACGGCGGCCTTCGCACCGGCGACCGGGCCTTTGTCGATCAAGACGGATTCATGTATATCACCGGAAGGATCAAGGAGCAGTTCAAGCTGGAAAACGGCAAATTCGTGTTTCCCGTTGCCATGCAGGAGGAGATTACGCTGCTGCCGGTCGTGGAGCAGACCATGATATACGGACTCAACAAGCCCTATACCATCTGCCTCGTGTACCCGGATTTCGCCGTGATGAAAAAAATCGCGGAACAGAACAGGTGGCCCGCCGAGCCGCAGGAGATGGTGAAGCATCCGGATGCATGCGCCTATATTGAAAAAGAAATAACCGGCCATCTGAAAGGGAAGTTCGGTTCCTACGAGGTGCCGAAGAAGTTCCTCATCCTCAGTGAAGGTTTCACTCTTCAGAACGGCCTGCTGACCCAGACCTTCAAGCTCAAGCGGAAAGAGGTATTGAAAAGATACGAGGCTGAAATCGAGGCGCTCTATAATGTCGGAAGATGCTGATCAGACCCGAGGCGGTTCCTGCGCTGGTTCGTGCCGGTCTGGAGATAAAAAAGGGCACTATCAGTTAATGTTATCGCTGCGCGCAAACCCCGGAGCTCCGCTCCGGGGTTTGCGCGCACAAAGCATTATGCGAAAAAATCCCCCGCAGGCCTGCTGCGGGGGATTTTTGGGTGATCTTCCGATATTTCGCTACTATGTCTAATCCGTGAATTTTTTCTTCACATTGTCATACTTGTTCGCCCGGCTGTTCCAGATGGTCTGGAGCATGTCCGGGTTGCCGCTCAACGTCTCCCTGGTGACTATCCATACCCAAATCGCCTGCAAACGGAGATGGCCCGTCGGGCCCGCGACCTGGCCGTTCATGAAGGGGCCCATGTCTCCCGCGTCCTCCCAGTGGCCGCCGTATATGACCGCGTATTTGTCTTTCATAGACCCGGTCAGATTGATGCTGAACCGGTACATTTTCTTGCCGTCTTTCACATTGCCGGCCCAGCAGCCCTTGCGGGTATTTTCCTTGTCCTGCTGGGACGTGCATCTGGTCATGACCTCGTTCTTTCCCTTGCCCTCGCTCACGGCACTGTATTCGAAGCCGAGCTGATCTTCGGAAAAGACGGCTGTGCCGATTTTAAAGGCCTCGACGCGCTTGGATTTCTTTTTATTGAGATGTCCGGCGCGCTGTCCCTGGAAAAAGACCGTCGTGTCCTGATCCTGCACAGAGACGACAACAGTGGGCTGCACCGGATTGGGTATGGACTCGGAGAATGAATCACGATAATACAAAACGGTCATGCCGATGAAAACGAAAAGAAAAAGCCGGATGATGATATTCTTTTTTGCTGCCTGCATAGGAGCCTCTTTTATCAATGTTTTTGAGTTTGACCATTTAATAATCAGAATCAAGCCGTATGTCAAGACAGATTTAACCTGCCATCGGTATTATCATTCCAGGACGCAGCCGAAGCGCTCACCCCGATAGCTGGATGTTCCGGTCAAGCCGAGGCCCGTGGCGGTCACTCGCTTTTCCTTGTAGTCGACCTTGTATGCCGACACGGGAATGACCACACGGGACCAGTTGCGGCACTGCTCCTCGGTCCGGCCTTCCACGAAGAGACAGGAGCACATGAACTTGGAGTAGACGTTGCCCGCCATGGGGCGGAAATTTTTCAGATCCGTCCAATTCATCATCATGACAAGGCCTAATGCTACAATCAGAATTATCACTACGATGCCGATTATTTTCGCCGCTTTTTTCATGGGATCACCTTCTTATTTCTTTTCGATGCTTTCAATTATGAGCTTCAGGAACGTGTTGATGTCAAAGGTTTTGTCCCTGTTGTCGCCGGTGTAAACCACGACCATGTCAAGGGAGGGAATGACGAAAATGAACTGTCCCCAGTGACCCATGGCCATGAAGGTGTCTTCCGGCGCGTCCGGGTAGGCCCGGGCAAGTTTTTTCTCAGGGACGTCCCTGTTGAGCCACCAGAGGGCGCCGTAGACCGGGTCCGTCCTATCTTCATCGGAAAGCTCTGTTTTGTATAAGGCGGGCGCGATGGTCGTGCTGTAGGAAACCCACCCCTCGGGGAGGATGCGCCTGTTCTCCCACACGCCGTCATTGAGGAAGAGATACCCGAAGCGGGCCATGTCCACCGGCCTGGCGTAGACATAGGATGAACCGACGAAGGTCCCTGCCGCGTCGCGCTCCCACACGACCTTTTTTATACCTATGACGTTGAAGAGCCGGTCCCAGGGGTACTGCTCGTATTCGGCGGCTGTCATGGTCTTTTTAAGCATGGCCATGAGAAGGTTCGGCGTGGGACTGGCATATTCCCACTTGGCTCCCGGATCCGCCTCAAGCTCCTGGGACGCGGCATAGGCGGCCATGTCCCGGTGCCCGGTGGTGAAGAGCATGGCGTTCACCGTGGACTTTATTGGAGACGCCTCGTAGGTCTCGTTGGAATAGAGGCCGGAGCTCATGCGCAGGAGATGGTCGATGGTGATCTTCCGGTGCCCGCCGCGGTTCAGGGATGGGTAGTATTTCCACGCGGGTTCGTCCAGTTTCAGGCGGCCTTCCTTCACGGCGATCCCGTATATGGCGTTGGTGAAGGACTTGCTGTCTGACCAGGTGATGTGAACCCTCTCTCTATCGAATCCGCCGGCGTATTTTTCATAGACCAGGTAGCCGTTCTTGATGATGACAACCGCATCGGTGCGTATCCCTTCGCGCTTATCTTCCGGTCCCGTACGCCTGAAAGCGTAGGCTTCCATCTTAGCGAGCTTATCCGGGCTCATGGCCGTTTCGCCCGGCTTTTTGACCCTCCATTCGGCGGTGGGCCAGTAGTCGCGCTGCACGGCTGGCCTTTTGAAGAGAGAGATGCCGGCTGACACCGCGGCGGTTTTTTCACCGGCCCGTACGGCGACCAGCAGCAACGGCAGGGCGGTTAAACAGCAGACCGCCACGGCAGGGGTTGATAGTTTTCCGGATAATGGTCTCATATGGTTTCTCCCTGGTTATTATAGTATCAGTATACCCTATATATGCTTTCGGTCAAATAAAATATCATTAAAAAAAGGGATTGATATTATACCGCGAAGGCAGGAACATACAAATCATGAAAAAGCCGATGAACCCATCCGCCGGATCCGGGACCGATATTAAAGAATTTACAGTGCGCGCCTTTATCCTGGGCCTGGCGCTGGCCGTTGTCATGGCGGCGGCCAATACCTACCTTGGCCTCTACGCGGGCATGACCGTTTCCGCGTCCATCCCGGCCGCGGTCATATCCATGTCCATCATGCGGGGCATCCTGAAAAAGGGCTCCATCCTGGAAAACAACATAGTCCAGACCATGGCCAGCGCCGGTGAATCCATTGCCGGCGGCATCATCTTCACCGTGCCCGCCCTGGTAATAATCGGGGTATGGCAGGATTTTCGGTTCTGGCCCACGACCCTTATTGCCCTGTGCGGAGGCCTCCTGGGCGTCGTGTTCATGATCCCGATGCGGAGGGCTCTCATAGTCGAAGACCGGGAGCTCACCTATCCTGAAGGCGTGGCCTGCGCGGAGGTGCTGAAGGCAGGCGAAAGGGGAGGCCCCGGCTTTCGGGCCATCCTCGGTGGGCTTGCCGCCGGGGGCGCGGTGAAACTCTTTACCACCGTCATACAGCTTTTAAAGGGTACCGTCGAAAGCGCATTTTTTCTTGGTCAACGGCTGTTCTTCATCGGGTGCGATATATCCCCCGCCATGGTCGGAGTGGGATATATCATAAATCTGGATATAGCACTCATGGTTTTCCTGGGAAGCGCCTTCGCCTGGGTCGCGGGGGTCCCCCTCATGGGAATTCCAGCCGATATGGCCGGTGCTCCGCCTCTGGAGGTGGCATGGCACCTCTGGAGAACACAGATAAGATATGTCGGCGTGGGCGCCATGGTGGTGGGAGGGATCTGGTCCATCATCTCCGTGAGACGGGGCATCGCCAGGGGATTGACGGGCCTGCGCAGGAGCGGCCTCGGCGTTACGCCGCCGCCCGGACCGGAAGGAGAGGGGCCCGGACGCACCGGCAGGGACATGGGCCTTGCGCCAATGACAGTCATCCTGGTCCTCTGCCTGGGGGTGCTTACGTTCCTCTACGAGATGCTCACGGCGCAATGGGGCCTGAGCATAATAACAGCCCTTTTTATGGCCGTTGCCGCTTTTTTCTTCGTCGCCGTATCGAGCTATATCGTGGGTCTCGTGGGTAGCACCAACAATCCCATATCGGGCATGACCATAAGCGCCCTCCTGGGAGTGTCCGCGCTTTTTCTCGTTCTCGGATGGAAGGGCGACTCCGCCATCCTGGCGACCCTGGGCGTGGCCGGAGTGGTGTGCTGCGCAGCCAGCTCAGCCGGCGACATGTCCCAGGACCTGAAAACAGGCAGCCTGGTGGGCTCGACCCCGGCGCGGCAGCAGGCGGCCCAGATGGCGGGTGTGGCCGTGGCGGCATTTTTCATCGCGCCGGTGCTTTCGCTACTCCACAGCGCCTATGGCATAGGCACCGGCCTCAAGGCTCCCCAGGCGACGCTCTTCGCCAGCATAACACGGGGTGTTTTCGGCGGCGGTGAAATTCCCCGCGCCATGATCCTGACCGGTGCGGTCATCGGCATTGTTCTCATCGGAGCTGACCGGCTTCTCGAGAAACGGGGAGCTCCCTTTCGCGTCCACGTGATGCCTGTGGCGGTGGGAATATATCTGCCCCTATCTCTCATTGTCCCCATGGTGGCAGGCGGCATTATACGGTATCTGGCCGATAAAAGGACGGGAGCCCATGGCGTAGGGGAAACCGGGGAGAGGGGCGTGCTCCTGTCATCGGGAATGATCGCCGGCGAGGCCCTCATGGGCATC is a window encoding:
- a CDS encoding serine hydrolase, with the protein product MRPLSGKLSTPAVAVCCLTALPLLLVAVRAGEKTAAVSAGISLFKRPAVQRDYWPTAEWRVKKPGETAMSPDKLAKMEAYAFRRTGPEDKREGIRTDAVVIIKNGYLVYEKYAGGFDRERVHITWSDSKSFTNAIYGIAVKEGRLKLDEPAWKYYPSLNRGGHRKITIDHLLRMSSGLYSNETYEASPIKSTVNAMLFTTGHRDMAAYAASQELEADPGAKWEYASPTPNLLMAMLKKTMTAAEYEQYPWDRLFNVIGIKKVVWERDAAGTFVGSSYVYARPVDMARFGYLFLNDGVWENRRILPEGWVSYSTTIAPALYKTELSDEDRTDPVYGALWWLNRDVPEKKLARAYPDAPEDTFMAMGHWGQFIFVIPSLDMVVVYTGDNRDKTFDINTFLKLIIESIEKK
- a CDS encoding fibronectin type III domain-containing protein, yielding MAAQKSMKHPAKTMVMIAVIASVCLAAIEGKAQHVFVKDGKIYEGKISGDTRAGVTMQLKGRGQKFIPRGDILRVLYSDEYQAKTMIQLAGGETFEGFIVNETRENYTIRMRLNEPVEKVIAKVDIARTEKKRPSKLAGRITDKGIRLTWGRPNGPIKVFIVYSKRKGEEYRAVDKTNKAIAMITAYNPDTEYFFTVRMVDNDNYESPPSNEIAVRTLRAGEKAPEFKEDDISGKAIGGAETRRSDNNLFTLGIGVFGTGGVSMQYWNRKNDTVGNGGGGIVLDTAMARDSLRNYRFTFSCEKDYGFRYRNMPVFYSIPLSVSGSTIPLVLTRFYKSKQRINPVSLTMSHAFGFGVVRTKWVRFWLGPELSFSFTTHGADKLMGGYAGFGLIVGLNINLGDYVSLSLTESAMVGYAVQSSSYTTLSLRWADTRSVPSLPVIPVNPLKKEKSLENGFAVGGQLNFAVLYRINDTYSGN
- a CDS encoding oligopeptide transporter, OPT family, encoding MNPSAGSGTDIKEFTVRAFILGLALAVVMAAANTYLGLYAGMTVSASIPAAVISMSIMRGILKKGSILENNIVQTMASAGESIAGGIIFTVPALVIIGVWQDFRFWPTTLIALCGGLLGVVFMIPMRRALIVEDRELTYPEGVACAEVLKAGERGGPGFRAILGGLAAGGAVKLFTTVIQLLKGTVESAFFLGQRLFFIGCDISPAMVGVGYIINLDIALMVFLGSAFAWVAGVPLMGIPADMAGAPPLEVAWHLWRTQIRYVGVGAMVVGGIWSIISVRRGIARGLTGLRRSGLGVTPPPGPEGEGPGRTGRDMGLAPMTVILVLCLGVLTFLYEMLTAQWGLSIITALFMAVAAFFFVAVSSYIVGLVGSTNNPISGMTISALLGVSALFLVLGWKGDSAILATLGVAGVVCCAASSAGDMSQDLKTGSLVGSTPARQQAAQMAGVAVAAFFIAPVLSLLHSAYGIGTGLKAPQATLFASITRGVFGGGEIPRAMILTGAVIGIVLIGADRLLEKRGAPFRVHVMPVAVGIYLPLSLIVPMVAGGIIRYLADKRTGAHGVGETGERGVLLSSGMIAGEALMGIIAAAFIVMDLKVDPAIPAQLQAIISLAVMAAVVVFLYRKAARQQR
- a CDS encoding long-chain fatty acid--CoA ligase, translated to MEQTTKQRYSYVLDKPDNLVEMFEETLSKFGDKEWMGTKNGSGVYEWVTYKQVAKRIDNLRAGLASLGVGEGDSVGIIDNNSVAWATACFATYGLCAKFVPMYKVELPKIWKYIVEDSNVKVLFVSGQDIFDKVKEWPGEVKTLLKVIRIEGTGPGTMDELEKTGEGKPVKAKHPGPDDVAGLIYTSGTTGDPKGVLLTHGNFTSNAHAIIKILKVLDENVRTLSFLPWAHSYGQTGELNVVMRLGGSTGFAESPQTIVDDIAVVKPNFLVAVPRVFNRIYDGLCARMNETGGLAKALFTMGVAAGRRRRELAAEGKKSAIVNMKLAFADKIVFSKIRARFGNNLKNCISSSAALSPVIAEFFFDIGIPIYEAWGMTEISPGGTMNSPSEYKIGSCGKALDKVTLFIDRSVIEDDPNGREGELVIYGPNVMKGYHNKPEETRATMTDDGGLRTGDRAFVDQDGFMYITGRIKEQFKLENGKFVFPVAMQEEITLLPVVEQTMIYGLNKPYTICLVYPDFAVMKKIAEQNRWPAEPQEMVKHPDACAYIEKEITGHLKGKFGSYEVPKKFLILSEGFTLQNGLLTQTFKLKRKEVLKRYEAEIEALYNVGRC